One genomic window of Papilio machaon chromosome 17, ilPapMach1.1, whole genome shotgun sequence includes the following:
- the LOC106721562 gene encoding nose resistant to fluoxetine protein 6 — MKSIYLFVTLAIVNVNSYVTKNTNSTKSPKASSSYYKINVKKYESLKTFTEEERGVYLDDVLFALKSHNWTSEEVPCLKQTLQMMQNLQNFTLWAVWQWDSISSEPQGLLYGNRFHLGNFDQCMDSPWHKNYPDLRTQYCLADIVLERSDRTPRKRNKDLNDPYQSALDIIEHRSLFMRPLNYLTWGLCVPSTCQRQSVRRLFGILLAHSHLGAAGLRARIAVPEPCQSSEKPRQYDVLFYSFIAFTTLFTAIVLLCTYIRQRSKESDSNSMKNQVLKALCLRNNYADILKVNKGGLDVFYGIRFLSICLITMDHQFGLANGGPISNGVQVDEDAVSFKGLLVLHNDLFVDTFFLLSGFLSANTLSAFKKLPNLFIIILKRYVRLIVAYAYIIFYICSVYPFTGSGPLWGRAIALDTDQCRKNWWLSLLMLNNYIDSENICIVVSWYIPCDFHFFVVTLLLYWLYRTQPKMGVACAVVVSICALIAPALLNYYHKLPPIQLFTYDFLSSPRSQQQFQLTYIKSHTRYAAYLVGFFSGLYFSHCKATGNVKRISRKYSVLGACLSLVVTFGLMLYGATYVWRSYEWVAGTIYATLERPLFASSIALLVLCCSMGHVPLIKSFLSWYPWVPLSRLSYGLYLTHTIIISRNVFSTRVSQRADTFLFLTQTLGVIMMGSIAALYILLVYELPINNLLNLCFTTKNKTNENNHDADSQKRTDNRGILQEHRHSLPSPASVVSKF, encoded by the exons ATGAAAAGCATTTATCTATTTGTTACCTTAGCTATTGTGAATGTTAACAGTTATGttactaaaaatacaaattcaacAAAATCACCGAAAGCTTCGagttcatattataaaataaacgtgAAAAAATATGAATCTTTGAAGACTTTTACGGAAGAGGAACGCGGAGTGTACCTAGATGATGTGTTATTCGCCTTAAAGAGTCATAACTGGACATCAGAGGAAGTACCATGTTTGAAACAGACATTGCAAATGAtgcaaaatttacaaaatttcacgCTTTGGGCTGTGTGGC AATGGGATTCAATATCATCAGAACCGCAAGGTCTTCTTTATGGCAATCGCTTCCACTTAGGCAACTTCGATCAATGCATGGACTCGCCTTGGCATAAAAACTATCCAGATTTGAGGACCCAGTACTGCCTAGCTGATATCGTTCTAGAAAGATCTGATAGAACTCCTAGGAAACGAAACAAAGACCTTAATGATCCTTACCAATCAGCTTTAGATATTATTGAg CACCGATCCTTGTTCATGCGGCCATTGAATTACTTGACGTGGGGCCTATGCGTACCAAGCACTTGCCAGCGGCAATCTGTCCGGCGGCTGTTTGGCATCTTGCTGGCACACAGTCACCTTGGCGCGGCCGGTCTACGCGCCAGGATTGCCGTGCCAGAACCTTGCCAGAGCAGTGAAAAGCCGAGACAGTATGATGTTCTCTTCTATTCTTTCAT tgcgTTTACGACTTTGTTTACTGcaattgtattattatgtacatacatacggCAACGGAGTAAAGAATCCGACAGTAATTCGATGA aaaatcAAGTCCTAAAAGCTTTGTGCCTAAGAAACAATTATgcagatattttaaaagtcaatAAGGGTGGTTTGGATGTATTCTATGGTATACGCTTTTTGAGCATTTGTCTTATTACAATGGACCATCAGTTCGGCCTCGCCAACGGTGGGCCTATTAGTAACGGAGTTCAAGTTGACGAG GATGCGGTATCGTTCAAGGGCCTTTTGGTACTTCACAACGACTTGTTCGTGGATACGTTTTTCCTCCTATCAGGTTTCCTCTCAGCAAATACATTGTCGGCTTTCAAGAAGCtgcctaatttatttattatcattctAAAAAGATACGTGAG ATTAATAGTGGCTTACGCGTATataatattctacatctgCTCTGTATACCCGTTTACTGGGTCGGGACCTCTGTGGGGCAGAGCCATAGCTTTAGACACCGACCAGTGCCGCAAGAATTGGTGGCTCAGTCTACTGATGCTCAACAATTATATTGACTCCGAGAACATT TGTATAGTTGTATCATGGTACATACCCTGCGACTTCCATTTCTTCGTGGTTACGCTACTACTGTACTGGTTGTACAGAACTCAGCCGAAAATGGGTGTTGCTTGTGCTGTTGTTGTTTCCATCTGTGCTCTCATCGCACCTgcattacttaattattaccACAAACTACCACCAATACAACTGTTCACGTACGA TTTCCTATCGAGCCCAAGAAGTCAGCAGCAATTCCAGTTAACTTACATAAAGAGCCACACGCGCTACGCTGCATACCTGGTGGGCTTCTTCAGCGGACTATACTTTTCTCACTGCAAAGCAACCGGCAATGTTAAAAGAATATCTCGC AAATACTCCGTATTGGGCGCTTGCTTATCTTTAGTGGTAACATTTGGATTAATGTTATACGGGGCGACTTACGTATGGCGCAGCTACGAGTGGGTGGCAGGCACTATATACGCTACTCTTGAGCGCCCTCTGTTCGCCAGTAGTATTGCACTACTAGTCTTATGCTGCTCTATGGGACACGTAC CTTTGATAAAGAGCTTCCTAAGCTGGTACCCGTGGGTGCCACTGAGCCGGCTAAGCTACGGTCTGTACCTCACGCACACCATAATCATTTCCCGCAACGTCTTCAGCACCAGAGTGTCACAGCGCGCTGATACTTTCTTATTC CTGACACAGACTTTAGGTGTCATCATGATGGGTAGCATTGCAGCGCTGTACATTCTGCTTGTATATGAACTACcaataaacaatttacttaatttgtgCTTCACAACAAA gaacaaaacaaatgaaaacaatCATGATGCAGATTCACAAAAAAGAACTGACAACAGAGGCATTTTACAAGAACATCGACATAGTCTTCCGTCTCCGGCCAGTGTTgtttctaaattttaa
- the LOC106721456 gene encoding zinc finger protein 675, whose amino-acid sequence MRSKDLNMEAALPHFHRLSTSRFYHQYAAPPVRISSNYLHELLPQQHPSILQQYLAYYNEPLVPLDLSLKSTSPITPPCTPPPSQKRKSPDELNNTQSPKIFRHFEESNSKEAIDKIQKRKCDDDNSNDSDSPEAKKLKFTKQFFDELRTCLPAEQASPKSGRSSPDIVEIRDVEERPKKSPKPPQPMKKSKAVRRLMFDEDKTSPVSGTIIRDLAEDETLVVRKGDIDPAFNVVEVTDEAKALIASIENRLGRYICRLCRRLYGDAFALAQHRCSRIVHIEYRCPECDKVFNCPANLASHRRWHKPRVAGASKRREPATDGRFPCHRCGKMFRRQAYLRKHLLAHEQPDEVEKEPSAFRQVHVDYPTYPPECRDNNYNTFWNKIPVPQQEVSWDDVQARCASPCSSEDSRSLDVTGSEDEGGGEDG is encoded by the exons ATGAGG tcgaaagatttaaatatggaAGCGGCACTACCACATTTTCATCGGTTATCGACGTCCCGTTTCTATCATCAATATGCCGCACCCCCCGTCCGGATCTCCAGCAACTATCTTCATGAACTCTTGCCGCAGCAACATCCCAGTATTCTTCAACAATATTTAGCATATTACAATGAACCATTGGTGCCGCTTGATCTATCGCTAAAATCAACTTCTCCTATAACCCCACCTTGCACTCCCCCGCCCTCACAGAAGCGAAAATCTCCAGATGAACTAAACAATACACAATCTCCGAAAATATTTAGACACTTTGAAGAAAGTAACTCAAAAGAAGCAATTGATAAGATCCAAAAACGCAAATGTGATGATGATAATTCTAATGACAGCGATAGTCCTGAGGCAAAGAAACTTAAATTCACCAAACAATTTTTCGACGAATTACGCACATGTCTACCAGCAGAACAAGCTTCACCAAAAAGCGGAAGGAGTTCGCCGGACATTGTTGAAATAAGGGACGTCGAAGAGCGTCCAAAGAAGTCTCCGAAACCTCCGCAACCGATGAAAAAGAGTAAAGCAGTCAGAAGATTAATGTTTGATGAAGACAAAACGTCTCCCGTGTCTGGAACGATCATACGGGACTTGGCTGAAGATGAAACGTTAGTTGTTCGAAAG GGCGACATAGATCCAGCGTTCAACGTAGTCGAAGTGACAGACGAGGCGAAGGCCCTCATAGCAAGCATAGAGAACCGCCTTGGCCGTTACATCTGCCGTCTCTGCCGGCGACTATACGGGGATGCGTTTGCTCTAGCACAGCACAGGTGTTCCAGAATCGTGCATATTGAATATCGCTGTCCCGAATGTGATAAg GTATTCAATTGCCCAGCAAACCTGGCATCCCACCGTCGTTGGCATAAGCCGCGCGTGGCTGGCGCCAGCAAGCGACGAGAGCCAGCCACTGACGGCCGTTTCCCCTGCCACCGCTGCGGTAAGATGTTCCGAAGACAGGCGTATCTTCGTAAACATCTGCTGGCTCACGAACAACCCGATGAAGTGGAAAAAGAACCTTCTGCATTTCGACAGGTCCATGTAGATTATCCGACTTATCCACCG gAATGCCGTGACAACAACTATAATACGTTCTGGAACAAGATCCCGGTGCCGCAGCAGGAGGTGTCCTGGGATGACGTGCAGGCAAGGTGCGCGTCTCCATGCTCCTCGGAAGATTCCAGAAGTCTTGACGTCACGGGCTCGGAAGACGAGGGCGGGGGAGAGGACGGCTGA